In one window of Pseudobdellovibrionaceae bacterium DNA:
- the recJ gene encoding single-stranded-DNA-specific exonuclease RecJ: protein MSREQVEGHFSPKLKDLTPPTSLTGIDKAVARLISAFEQGEVLCIYADFDLDGTPGLALLHRGLTLLGFKDVRHFQPKRLSDGYGLHAHVLKDLKDQGVQLVVTVDVGITDVKAVSEANEIGLDVIITDHHLPKEELPAACAIVNPNQSECESGLGHLSGTGVAFYLVLALRSEMHKRGLLREAFDPKELLDCFAIGTVTDMVPLIKENRSLVKHGLVELSKTKRPGLKVLLQQLDLWGRSLSSQDVGFKLAPKLNALSRLEKSLLPIDLFLVDSEMEASRLVGEVFQTHQERVELQRHAEKLAEEVAKDQRKSGFIWVWSPEFHQGIVGLVATKMAQKFKVPAFIGAGKEDGRIVGSARIPDENSGYHLPEALGAAEEALEKFGGHKAAAGFELRKEDADLFEDLLRNYFKHQGEDNKPSQFTQTFHYDSECGLDEITPQFMSWYENMGPYGMGFEAPVFLLKNLEVTGVRELRGGHLKLSVRDRKSGARADALWFSPPPHHPATYKFIQPQDIIDILGEPEWNHFAGKATLQVLVKDLRWSR from the coding sequence GTGAGCCGCGAACAGGTGGAAGGTCACTTTTCTCCAAAACTAAAAGATCTGACTCCGCCCACTTCCCTGACCGGCATTGACAAGGCCGTAGCTCGGTTGATTAGTGCCTTTGAACAAGGTGAAGTGCTTTGTATCTATGCCGATTTCGACTTGGATGGAACTCCGGGATTGGCTCTTTTGCATCGTGGTTTGACCTTGTTGGGGTTTAAAGATGTGAGGCACTTTCAGCCGAAAAGACTGAGTGACGGTTATGGCCTGCATGCCCATGTACTTAAAGATTTAAAGGACCAAGGGGTGCAGCTCGTCGTCACAGTGGACGTGGGCATCACCGACGTAAAAGCGGTGAGTGAAGCTAATGAGATAGGGTTAGACGTCATCATTACGGATCACCATTTACCCAAAGAGGAGTTGCCGGCGGCCTGTGCCATCGTCAATCCCAATCAGTCCGAATGTGAATCGGGATTGGGGCACCTAAGCGGAACGGGTGTGGCTTTTTATCTGGTATTGGCATTGCGCTCAGAAATGCATAAACGCGGACTGTTGCGTGAGGCCTTTGACCCGAAAGAGCTACTTGATTGCTTCGCCATTGGGACGGTCACGGATATGGTGCCCTTGATCAAAGAAAATCGGTCTCTCGTAAAGCATGGTTTGGTGGAGCTATCAAAAACAAAAAGACCAGGACTTAAAGTCCTGCTTCAGCAACTAGATCTTTGGGGCCGTTCCCTGTCGAGCCAAGATGTGGGGTTTAAACTGGCACCAAAGTTAAATGCCTTAAGTCGGCTTGAGAAATCTTTGCTTCCTATTGATTTGTTTTTGGTGGACTCAGAAATGGAAGCAAGCCGCCTTGTGGGTGAAGTATTTCAAACCCATCAAGAGCGTGTGGAGTTGCAGCGGCATGCGGAGAAGCTGGCCGAAGAAGTGGCCAAAGATCAGCGAAAAAGCGGTTTTATCTGGGTATGGTCGCCAGAATTTCATCAAGGCATCGTTGGTCTCGTGGCTACAAAAATGGCGCAAAAATTTAAAGTGCCGGCCTTTATCGGGGCAGGCAAAGAAGATGGTCGGATTGTCGGCAGTGCTCGTATTCCAGATGAAAACTCAGGTTATCATCTGCCTGAAGCTTTGGGGGCCGCTGAAGAAGCCTTAGAAAAATTTGGTGGTCACAAGGCCGCTGCCGGCTTTGAGCTCCGCAAAGAAGATGCGGACCTTTTTGAGGATTTGCTGAGAAACTACTTTAAGCATCAGGGTGAAGACAACAAGCCCAGCCAGTTCACACAAACCTTTCACTATGACTCTGAGTGTGGCCTGGATGAGATCACCCCTCAGTTTATGAGTTGGTACGAAAATATGGGTCCCTATGGAATGGGCTTTGAAGCGCCGGTATTCTTATTGAAAAACCTAGAGGTGACAGGGGTGCGAGAGTTGCGTGGGGGACACTTAAAGTTGAGCGTGCGCGATCGAAAGTCTGGCGCCCGCGCTGATGCCCTGTGGTTTTCGCCTCCGCCCCATCATCCAGCCACCTATAAGTTTATTCAACCACAGGATATTATTGATATTTTGGGCGAGCCCGAGTGGAACCACTTTGCCGGCAAGGCGACCCTGCAGGTATTGGTGAAAGACCTTCGTTGGAGCAGGTAG
- the secF gene encoding protein translocase subunit SecF: protein MGKKNENKGLDKATKPKGEDPGRYDFMGKAPLFAMVSLVAMVASAVAIGVYGFNYGIDFSGGTEIQVQFNQQVPTSRVRAFAENIGSKNASVQALQETNEFLIRVENKQGLSEKETNTMINEMISGVTASLAKEFPQEEPAVRRVDSVGPQVGSELKRNSILAAFYSLLMILIYIGLRFDYKYAPGAVISLFHDAMITLGVFAVTGHEVNIQTMAAILTIIGYSLNDTIVTYDRIRENIHVYRDENFRFVVNRSINDVLSRTILTSLTTLLAVAAMYFLAGGVIKDFAFTLGIGVIVGTYSSIYIASPLVMVADQIMSKKATA, encoded by the coding sequence ATGGGAAAGAAAAACGAAAATAAAGGCTTAGATAAAGCAACAAAACCTAAAGGCGAGGACCCGGGTCGTTATGACTTTATGGGCAAGGCGCCTTTGTTTGCCATGGTATCTCTTGTCGCGATGGTGGCCTCGGCGGTCGCAATTGGGGTCTATGGGTTTAATTACGGGATCGATTTTTCTGGAGGCACAGAAATCCAGGTGCAGTTCAATCAACAGGTGCCCACAAGCCGCGTTCGAGCGTTTGCTGAGAACATCGGCTCTAAAAATGCATCCGTTCAAGCCTTGCAAGAAACCAATGAATTTTTAATTCGAGTAGAAAATAAACAAGGCCTATCAGAAAAAGAAACCAACACAATGATCAATGAAATGATCAGCGGTGTGACGGCTAGTTTAGCCAAAGAGTTTCCGCAAGAAGAGCCAGCCGTGCGTCGAGTGGATTCCGTGGGGCCACAGGTGGGGTCAGAACTTAAGCGCAATAGTATTTTGGCTGCGTTTTATAGTTTGTTGATGATCTTAATTTATATTGGCTTACGCTTTGACTACAAGTACGCACCTGGCGCTGTGATTTCGCTTTTTCACGACGCCATGATTACGTTAGGTGTTTTTGCAGTGACTGGGCATGAGGTGAATATTCAGACTATGGCAGCTATTTTAACGATCATCGGTTATTCCCTCAACGACACAATCGTGACCTATGACCGGATCCGTGAAAACATACATGTTTACCGGGATGAGAACTTTCGGTTTGTTGTAAATCGATCTATCAACGATGTACTTTCACGAACAATATTAACGTCTTTGACCACATTGTTGGCTGTCGCGGCTATGTATTTCTTAGCTGGTGGAGTTATTAAGGACTTTGCTTTCACACTCGGTATTGGTGTGATCGTGGGGACTTACTCGTCTATTTATATTGCCTCGCCGTTGGTTATGGTCGCTGACCAGATCATGTCAAAGAAAGCCACAGCGTAA
- the yajC gene encoding preprotein translocase subunit YajC, with the protein MFSAIAWAQAAGEVTGPSVLEQLFPFVFIFFVFYFLIIRPQQKRGQRHGQFLEKMKRGDSVLTSSGILGTIEGITDKFVTLEVADGVRLRILKSQIASPAGEEGK; encoded by the coding sequence ATGTTTAGTGCCATAGCATGGGCTCAAGCGGCCGGTGAAGTGACGGGGCCGAGTGTATTGGAGCAGCTATTCCCCTTTGTGTTTATATTCTTTGTTTTTTACTTTTTGATCATCCGTCCCCAACAAAAGCGGGGCCAACGACATGGTCAATTCTTAGAGAAAATGAAAAGAGGGGATTCCGTTTTGACTTCCAGCGGAATTTTAGGAACCATCGAAGGAATCACAGACAAGTTTGTGACATTAGAAGTGGCCGACGGAGTGCGGTTGCGAATTCTTAAATCACAAATAGCATCGCCAGCAGGAGAAGAGGGGAAATGA
- the queA gene encoding tRNA preQ1(34) S-adenosylmethionine ribosyltransferase-isomerase QueA, which translates to MKTADLNYSYPEELVATAPAPSFRTLVHDTTQILECSKSDLLDRFSPGDVLVINDTRVQKRRVFAKSGEEVLFIKDLGQLQWQVLFPARGMQVGEVLSLPAHVEMQLVEKGLPQTVKLNRALDDDYFESFGELALPPYIQKARGDRHMSADDETWYQTSWAKNSGSAAAPTASLHFSKEDLELLSARGVKVVPITLHVGLGTFLPVKTDRLDEHVMHHEWVEIPPDTALAVNKAKVEGRLIWALGTTVTRALEAWKEGHLALQDDRYFRGETNLFIKPGFEFKVVDRLLTNFHQPQSTLLALVCAFAGYDEVLWAYKLGIGRRMRLFSYGDLTVWYRRL; encoded by the coding sequence TTGAAGACTGCGGACCTTAATTATTCCTATCCAGAAGAGTTAGTGGCCACGGCTCCGGCGCCGTCATTTCGCACGCTTGTCCACGATACCACTCAAATTCTTGAATGCTCCAAATCCGATCTACTCGACCGGTTCTCACCCGGCGACGTGCTTGTGATCAACGACACCCGGGTTCAAAAGCGACGGGTCTTTGCCAAGTCAGGCGAAGAGGTTTTATTTATTAAAGATTTGGGGCAATTGCAATGGCAGGTGCTATTTCCGGCTCGAGGTATGCAGGTGGGTGAGGTGTTATCCTTGCCGGCTCATGTGGAAATGCAATTGGTGGAAAAGGGTCTGCCCCAAACGGTAAAGCTCAATCGCGCCCTCGATGATGATTACTTTGAGAGCTTCGGCGAGCTGGCCTTGCCTCCTTATATACAAAAAGCGCGAGGCGATCGCCATATGTCTGCAGATGATGAGACTTGGTATCAGACCAGCTGGGCGAAAAACTCAGGAAGTGCGGCTGCTCCTACAGCGAGCCTTCACTTTTCTAAGGAAGACCTCGAGCTTTTATCTGCAAGAGGGGTTAAGGTGGTGCCCATCACTCTTCACGTGGGATTGGGCACCTTCTTGCCGGTAAAAACAGACAGATTGGATGAACACGTCATGCACCACGAATGGGTCGAGATACCACCCGATACGGCTCTTGCCGTGAATAAAGCCAAAGTTGAGGGGCGGTTGATTTGGGCTTTAGGGACCACGGTCACTCGCGCGCTTGAAGCCTGGAAGGAAGGGCATCTGGCGTTGCAGGATGATCGCTATTTTAGGGGAGAGACGAATCTCTTTATTAAACCCGGATTTGAGTTTAAGGTGGTCGACCGCCTTTTGACCAATTTTCACCAACCCCAGTCGACGTTGTTGGCGTTAGTCTGTGCGTTTGCTGGGTATGACGAGGTCCTGTGGGCTTACAAACTAGGAATAGGTCGTCGCATGCGACTTTTTAGTTATGGAGATTTAACGGTATGGTATCGTCGCTTGTAG
- the secD gene encoding protein translocase subunit SecD: MKEWITEKKIVYGLDIQGGLHLVMGVDVDGVIVERTARLAENLKEELKEEAITVTSVMVTPENKKELQIKFTPSSDTSKEIVSYIDKNHGTTLQIVGQEEGMISIRYFDVYANLMKKQVVDQSIEVIRNRIDEFGVSEPVIAAQGENRILVQLPGIEDSARAKDLINRTARLQFMLVSEAKEAAEVEQWVSEAETAGNYALGKDGMGYSAYVKRVNEDLKGKLPENSRVVFQKAENAVSLEAGKITRLVEVSDVDGGHLEDAFVGYDQFNRPQVNFRLSVEGGRKFGKLTEENVNRQLAIVLDDVLKSAPSIQSKITTAGVINLGQSDYQKTLEEAEFIATTLRAGALPATLEQLEERTVGPTLGADSIKKGEVAGLVGALLVLGFMLFYYRNLGFGADIMLNMVQVMNILLILAILTSLGATLTLPGVAGIVLTLGMAVDANVIIYERIKEELSKGSTMTAAVKDGFGHAFSAIFDANITTAAVCIVLMYFGSGPVRGFAVTLIIGIVTSMFTAIFVSRTIFDTQFRKQPKHKMA, encoded by the coding sequence GTGAAAGAGTGGATCACAGAGAAAAAGATCGTCTATGGCTTAGATATCCAAGGTGGCTTGCACCTTGTTATGGGTGTGGATGTGGACGGCGTCATCGTTGAGCGCACTGCCCGTTTAGCTGAAAATTTAAAAGAAGAGCTTAAGGAAGAGGCCATCACCGTCACAAGTGTGATGGTTACACCCGAAAATAAAAAAGAGCTCCAAATCAAGTTCACACCTTCATCAGACACGTCTAAAGAGATTGTGTCCTACATAGATAAAAATCACGGAACGACTCTTCAAATTGTTGGACAAGAAGAGGGGATGATTTCTATTCGATACTTTGATGTCTATGCCAACTTGATGAAAAAACAAGTGGTGGATCAATCCATTGAAGTCATTCGTAACCGCATTGATGAGTTTGGAGTGTCAGAACCGGTCATTGCCGCTCAGGGTGAAAATCGCATTCTCGTGCAGCTTCCTGGTATTGAGGACTCAGCCCGAGCCAAAGATTTGATCAATCGCACAGCCCGATTGCAGTTTATGTTGGTTTCGGAAGCCAAAGAAGCTGCTGAGGTGGAGCAGTGGGTGAGCGAAGCCGAAACGGCAGGCAACTACGCATTAGGTAAAGACGGCATGGGCTACTCAGCCTATGTCAAGCGAGTGAACGAAGACTTAAAAGGTAAGTTACCTGAAAATTCTCGCGTGGTTTTTCAAAAAGCTGAGAATGCGGTAAGCCTAGAGGCGGGCAAGATCACCCGGTTGGTCGAAGTGTCTGATGTGGATGGCGGACATCTTGAAGACGCCTTTGTGGGATATGATCAATTTAATCGGCCACAGGTGAATTTTCGATTGTCTGTTGAGGGTGGGCGAAAATTTGGAAAGCTCACTGAAGAAAACGTAAACCGGCAACTGGCCATTGTTTTAGATGACGTCTTAAAGTCAGCCCCCAGTATTCAAAGTAAAATCACTACGGCTGGTGTGATCAACCTGGGTCAAAGTGATTATCAAAAAACTTTAGAAGAGGCTGAGTTTATTGCTACCACTCTGCGTGCGGGAGCTTTGCCGGCGACCTTGGAGCAACTTGAAGAACGAACGGTAGGCCCAACATTGGGAGCTGATTCGATTAAAAAAGGTGAAGTAGCTGGTTTGGTAGGGGCCCTTCTTGTTTTGGGCTTTATGTTGTTCTATTACCGTAACTTGGGTTTTGGCGCAGACATCATGCTGAATATGGTTCAAGTAATGAATATTCTGCTGATCCTTGCCATCCTCACAAGTCTGGGAGCGACTCTCACATTGCCTGGCGTTGCCGGGATAGTGCTCACACTAGGTATGGCCGTGGATGCCAACGTCATTATCTATGAGCGGATCAAAGAAGAGCTAAGCAAGGGTTCTACCATGACGGCTGCGGTCAAAGATGGCTTTGGCCATGCCTTTTCAGCGATCTTTGATGCCAATATTACCACGGCCGCTGTGTGTATTGTGTTGATGTATTTTGGTTCGGGGCCAGTTCGCGGTTTTGCGGTGACCTTGATCATTGGGATTGTGACGTCAATGTTCACAGCCATTTTTGTGTCGCGCACAATATTTGACACCCAATTTAGAAAACAACCTAAGCACAAAATGGCCTAG
- the tgt gene encoding tRNA guanosine(34) transglycosylase Tgt — protein sequence MVSSLVGHFNVEATSGSARAARLQTAHGEVKTPVFMPVGTKATVKSMLPEELEDLGAQIILGNTYHLHLRPGESVIKNLGGLHQFMNWKGPILTDSGGFQVFSLSQLRTLTEEGVEFRSHLDGSKVFMSPESSMQIQMDLGSDIIMAFDECLSHPSPKDEIRKSMDLTYRWLKRSKAAMTREQSLLFGIVQGGLDLELRLESLQQITSVDLPGYALGGFSVGEPIEMMHDLVKDIGPKMPANKPRYMMGVGTPLDLILCVDAGIDMFDCVMPTRTARNGNLFTWQGKVSIKRQEYKEDPSPLDPECGCYTCTNYSKAYLRHVFMSGEIISSRLNTIHNLYFYLDLMNKARAAIIEGHWPEFRDHCLARFTQVQ from the coding sequence ATGGTATCGTCGCTTGTAGGACACTTTAATGTGGAAGCCACATCGGGCTCGGCTCGTGCAGCTCGCTTGCAAACAGCGCACGGTGAGGTGAAAACTCCGGTGTTTATGCCGGTGGGAACCAAAGCCACGGTGAAAAGCATGTTGCCAGAGGAGCTAGAAGATCTGGGGGCACAGATTATCCTCGGAAACACCTATCATCTGCATCTGCGGCCCGGTGAGAGTGTGATTAAAAATCTGGGTGGTCTTCATCAATTTATGAATTGGAAGGGTCCCATATTGACCGATAGCGGTGGGTTTCAAGTGTTTTCGCTGTCTCAGTTGAGAACCTTGACCGAAGAGGGCGTGGAGTTTCGCTCTCATCTTGATGGCTCAAAGGTTTTTATGTCGCCCGAGTCAAGTATGCAAATCCAGATGGATTTGGGCTCTGACATCATCATGGCGTTTGATGAGTGTCTTTCGCACCCGTCACCCAAAGATGAAATCAGAAAATCCATGGATCTCACCTACCGTTGGTTGAAGCGATCAAAGGCCGCTATGACCCGTGAGCAAAGTCTATTGTTTGGCATCGTACAAGGTGGACTGGATTTAGAGCTCCGGCTAGAAAGCCTCCAACAAATCACCAGTGTGGATTTGCCCGGGTATGCCTTAGGTGGTTTCAGTGTGGGAGAGCCCATTGAAATGATGCATGACCTTGTTAAAGACATTGGCCCGAAAATGCCGGCCAATAAACCCAGGTACATGATGGGAGTGGGAACCCCCTTAGACCTCATTCTTTGTGTGGACGCCGGAATTGACATGTTTGATTGTGTGATGCCCACACGGACGGCTCGAAATGGCAACCTATTTACCTGGCAAGGGAAGGTGAGTATCAAGCGGCAAGAGTACAAGGAAGACCCCAGCCCCCTTGATCCAGAGTGTGGTTGCTACACCTGCACGAACTACAGCAAAGCCTATCTTCGCCATGTGTTCATGAGTGGAGAGATTATTTCTAGCCGCCTCAATACCATTCACAATTTGTATTTTTATTTAGACCTCATGAATAAGGCCCGGGCTGCCATTATCGAAGGCCACTGGCCAGAGTTTCGGGATCACTGTTTGGCTCGATTCACCCAGGTTCAGTAG